In Amycolatopsis jiangsuensis, the following proteins share a genomic window:
- a CDS encoding sodium:solute symporter, with translation MGGDYAVIALYIAGMLGVGWIGLRLARTKSDYLVAGRRLGWFMYSGTMSAVVLGGASTVGGVKLGYTYGVSGAWLVIAIGAGILVLHAVFARRLVKLRVYTVGEMLDLRYGGRASAVSGVVMWGYTLMLTVTSTLAFASIFKVLFAIPNWAGIAIGGSIVVLYSVLGGMWSITLTDIAQFVVKTVGILFVLLPVAVVSAGGFGGMADKLDASYFEFSSIGGETILTYFLIYTFGLLIGQDIWQRVFTARTPRIATGGGIISGVYCLVYGVAGALIGTAAKVLYPDLGSAQDAFATIAERLLPTGVRGLVLAAALSALMSTSSGALIACATTTTSDLLRKVGLKSGEVLRNRVTTLVLGVVAIGIAMMVDDVVNALTIAYDILVGGLLVTILGALFWKRGTSQGAYASMVAGTASVIAFMIVDGVAANSPIYWGLGVSLVVYVAVSLATPRTPDSVLSVWTQRLRGSAETEVSSTKQELHR, from the coding sequence GTGGGCGGCGACTACGCGGTGATCGCGCTGTACATCGCAGGCATGCTCGGCGTCGGCTGGATCGGCCTGCGGCTGGCGAGGACGAAGTCCGACTACCTGGTCGCCGGACGGCGGCTCGGCTGGTTCATGTACTCCGGCACGATGTCCGCGGTCGTGCTGGGCGGCGCCTCCACGGTGGGCGGCGTCAAGCTCGGCTACACCTACGGCGTTTCCGGCGCCTGGCTGGTGATCGCCATCGGCGCGGGGATCCTGGTGCTGCACGCGGTGTTCGCGCGCCGGCTGGTGAAGCTGCGTGTGTACACCGTCGGCGAAATGCTCGACCTGCGCTACGGCGGCCGCGCCAGTGCGGTGTCCGGGGTAGTGATGTGGGGCTACACGCTGATGCTCACGGTCACCTCCACGCTCGCGTTCGCCTCGATCTTCAAGGTGCTGTTCGCGATCCCGAACTGGGCCGGCATCGCGATCGGCGGATCGATCGTGGTGCTGTACTCGGTGCTCGGCGGGATGTGGTCGATCACGCTGACCGACATCGCCCAGTTCGTGGTCAAGACGGTGGGCATCCTGTTCGTGCTGCTCCCGGTGGCGGTGGTGTCGGCGGGCGGGTTCGGCGGGATGGCGGACAAGCTCGACGCCTCGTACTTCGAGTTCAGCTCGATCGGCGGCGAGACCATCCTGACCTACTTCCTGATCTACACCTTCGGACTGCTGATCGGGCAGGACATCTGGCAGCGCGTGTTCACCGCGCGCACGCCGCGGATCGCCACCGGCGGCGGCATCATCTCCGGCGTCTACTGCCTCGTCTACGGTGTCGCCGGTGCACTGATCGGCACCGCCGCGAAGGTGCTCTACCCGGATTTGGGCAGTGCGCAGGACGCGTTCGCCACCATCGCCGAACGCCTGCTGCCCACCGGAGTCCGCGGGCTCGTGCTCGCCGCCGCGTTGTCCGCGCTCATGTCGACCTCCAGCGGTGCGCTGATCGCGTGCGCCACGACGACGACTTCGGACCTCCTGCGCAAGGTGGGCCTGAAGAGCGGCGAAGTGCTGCGTAACCGCGTCACGACGCTCGTGCTCGGCGTCGTGGCGATCGGGATCGCGATGATGGTGGACGACGTCGTCAACGCGCTCACCATCGCGTACGACATCCTCGTCGGCGGTCTGCTCGTCACCATCCTCGGAGCGTTGTTCTGGAAGCGCGGTACCAGCCAGGGCGCGTACGCGTCGATGGTGGCGGGGACGGCATCCGTGATCGCCTTCATGATTGTCGACGGGGTCGCTGCCAACAGTCCGATCTATTGGGGTCTCGGTGTGAGTCTGGTCGTGTACGTCGCGGTGAGTCTCGCGACGCCGCGTACGCCGGACAGCGTCCTCTCCGTGTGGACGCAACGGCTGCGTGGCTCGGCCGAGACCGAAGTAAGCTCAACGAAACAGGAGTTGCACAGGTGA
- the speB gene encoding agmatinase, producing MPPVGPLDSSRVPRFAGFATFARLPRIDEVPRADVAVVGVPFDSGVSYRPGARFGPAAVREASRLLRPYHPELDVSPFAERQVVDAGDIAVKPFAIGEAIEQLQQEAEALTTHGTRLVTVGGDHTIALPLLRAAAKKHGPVALLHFDAHLDTWDTYFGEPYTHGTPFRRASEEGILDTSALSHVGTRGPLYGKRDLEEDRRLGFGIVTSGDVLRRGIDETVDALRQRIGDRPLYVSVDIDVLDPAHAPGTGTPEAGGMTSRELLEILRGLRDLNLVGADVVELAPAYDHAEITAIAASHVAYDLVSLLTLGKPA from the coding sequence CTGCCCCCGGTCGGCCCGCTCGACTCGTCGCGCGTACCGCGATTCGCCGGCTTCGCGACGTTCGCCCGGCTGCCGCGGATCGACGAGGTGCCGCGCGCCGACGTCGCCGTGGTCGGGGTGCCGTTCGACTCCGGAGTGTCCTATCGCCCCGGAGCGCGGTTCGGCCCGGCCGCGGTGCGGGAAGCGAGCCGGCTGCTGCGGCCGTACCACCCGGAGCTGGACGTGTCGCCGTTCGCCGAACGACAGGTGGTGGACGCCGGGGACATCGCCGTCAAACCGTTCGCCATCGGCGAGGCGATCGAACAGCTGCAGCAGGAGGCCGAAGCGCTCACCACTCACGGAACCCGGCTGGTGACTGTCGGCGGGGACCACACCATCGCGTTGCCGTTGCTGCGCGCGGCGGCGAAGAAGCACGGTCCGGTGGCACTGCTGCACTTCGACGCGCACCTCGACACCTGGGACACCTACTTCGGCGAGCCGTACACGCACGGGACGCCGTTCCGCCGAGCGTCGGAGGAAGGCATCCTCGACACCAGCGCACTGTCGCACGTCGGCACGCGCGGCCCGCTGTACGGCAAGCGTGACCTCGAGGAGGACCGCCGGCTCGGCTTCGGCATCGTCACGTCTGGCGACGTGCTTCGCCGCGGTATCGACGAGACGGTGGACGCGTTGCGGCAGCGCATTGGCGACCGCCCGCTGTACGTCTCCGTGGACATCGACGTGCTCGACCCCGCGCACGCCCCTGGTACCGGTACGCCTGAAGCGGGCGGCATGACGAGCCGTGAACTGCTGGAGATCCTTCGCGGACTGCGCGACCTCAACCTCGTCGGTGCGGACGTGGTCGAGCTGGCCCCGGCGTACGACCACGCGGAGATCACCGCGATCGCCGCGTCCCACGTCGCCTACGACTTGGTGAGCCTGCTGACCCTGGGGAAGCCCGCATGA
- a CDS encoding thiamine pyrophosphate-binding protein, translated as MTRIGGDVVVETLRALGADTVFGLPGQHALGLFEALRRTDSLRVISSRVENNLAFAADGHARARLAADPHGPVPVTPMIVSTGPGALLTLAALQESRAASVPVLGISSQIPVAGLGGGRHGYLHELPDQQASFRDVVKSTHVVRSVSQLPSALREAWTSAATAPYGPAWVEIPQDVLLAPAQLPPLTDVSAAPAPPQPLPELVAEAAKLLAGAENPVILAGGGALRAGAHDALRGLAETLRAPVVSTFGGKGVFPWEHELSAQSWMEDWHTTQLLADADVLLVLGSGLGELSSNYREFAPRGRIVQVEADLGKLESNYPALGIHADVRRFLEALRVPARTADGRAENAVRQLLSRVESRLDSQDLAAERKLIEDVRAALPTGTQTFWDMTIAAYWAWSAWNPDGAPMHTAQGAGGLGYGLPGALGAAAAGVRAVAVSGDGGAMYGLAELATTVQHDLDVTWLLIDDGGYGILREYLTGAFGRTTGTELARPDFVALAESFGIPARRSSLPTVRADLAEAVRTPGPSVVVLPAVLKMFAATHLA; from the coding sequence ATGACCCGCATCGGTGGCGACGTGGTCGTCGAAACCCTGCGCGCGCTCGGCGCCGACACTGTGTTCGGACTGCCCGGGCAGCACGCACTGGGGTTGTTCGAAGCGCTCCGCCGGACGGACAGCCTGCGCGTGATCAGCTCCCGCGTCGAGAACAACCTCGCCTTCGCGGCAGACGGACACGCCCGCGCGCGGCTGGCCGCGGACCCGCACGGTCCCGTCCCGGTCACGCCGATGATCGTGTCCACCGGACCGGGCGCGCTGCTCACGTTGGCCGCGCTACAGGAGTCGCGGGCGGCGTCGGTCCCGGTTCTCGGCATCTCCAGCCAGATCCCGGTCGCCGGGCTCGGCGGCGGACGGCACGGCTACCTGCACGAGCTGCCGGACCAGCAGGCGAGCTTCCGCGACGTGGTCAAGTCCACCCACGTCGTCCGTTCGGTGAGCCAGCTCCCGTCCGCGCTGCGCGAAGCCTGGACGAGCGCGGCGACCGCGCCGTACGGCCCGGCGTGGGTGGAGATCCCGCAGGACGTGCTGCTCGCACCGGCGCAGCTGCCGCCGCTGACCGACGTGTCCGCGGCTCCGGCTCCGCCGCAACCGTTGCCGGAGCTGGTCGCCGAGGCGGCGAAACTGTTGGCCGGCGCGGAGAATCCGGTCATCCTCGCCGGTGGTGGCGCGCTGCGGGCCGGCGCGCACGACGCCCTGCGCGGGCTCGCGGAAACCCTGCGCGCGCCGGTCGTGTCCACCTTCGGCGGCAAGGGCGTTTTCCCTTGGGAGCACGAACTTTCCGCCCAGTCCTGGATGGAGGACTGGCACACGACGCAGTTACTGGCCGACGCGGACGTCCTGCTGGTCCTCGGCTCCGGGCTGGGCGAGCTGTCGAGCAACTACCGGGAGTTCGCCCCGCGCGGGCGGATCGTGCAGGTCGAAGCCGACCTGGGAAAGCTCGAGTCGAACTACCCGGCGCTCGGGATCCACGCCGACGTCCGGCGGTTCCTCGAGGCACTGCGCGTGCCCGCGCGCACCGCGGACGGCCGGGCCGAGAACGCGGTGCGGCAGCTGCTCTCCCGCGTCGAGTCCAGATTGGACAGCCAGGACCTCGCGGCCGAACGGAAGCTCATCGAGGACGTCCGCGCCGCCCTCCCGACGGGCACGCAGACGTTCTGGGACATGACCATCGCGGCCTACTGGGCATGGTCGGCATGGAATCCCGACGGCGCGCCGATGCACACCGCACAGGGCGCGGGCGGGCTCGGCTACGGCCTGCCCGGTGCACTCGGCGCGGCAGCCGCCGGGGTGCGCGCGGTGGCCGTCTCCGGCGACGGTGGGGCGATGTACGGGCTGGCCGAGCTGGCCACCACCGTCCAGCACGACCTGGACGTGACGTGGCTGCTGATCGACGACGGCGGCTACGGCATCCTCCGCGAGTACCTGACCGGCGCGTTCGGCCGGACCACCGGCACCGAACTGGCCCGGCCGGACTTCGTGGCACTCGCGGAGTCGTTCGGGATACCGGCCCGGCGCTCGTCCCTGCCCACGGTGCGGGCGGACCTGGCCGAGGCGGTGCGCACACCCGGACCTTCCGTGGTCGTCCTGCCCGCGGTCCTGAAGATGTTCGCCGCCACCCACCTGGCCTGA
- a CDS encoding alpha/beta fold hydrolase, producing MSTPEPGGHRPARSETHTLRSATVGPVEMRVEMRFEDHDRTRSFLLLHGGGGVATMSGFAGLLAERTRSRVLLPTHPGFGGTPKAAGLTGVPELAKAYVELLDQLDLTDVTVLGNSFGGWLAAEIALRHSPRVSEVVIVDGIGIAVEGHPMTDVRGLSPAEIQAHSWHDPAKAPAPPAAGGTGPSPDVQALIGYAGPAMTDPTLAGRLGGIDLPVHVVWGESDGIVGPGYGKAYAAAIPTSTFTLLPRTGHLPQLESPGELLGVLLEAGR from the coding sequence ATGAGCACTCCCGAACCGGGCGGCCACCGGCCCGCCCGCAGCGAAACGCACACCCTCCGGTCCGCGACCGTCGGCCCGGTCGAGATGCGGGTCGAGATGCGCTTTGAGGACCACGACCGCACCCGGTCGTTCCTGCTGCTGCACGGTGGTGGCGGCGTGGCGACGATGTCCGGTTTCGCCGGGCTTCTCGCCGAGCGCACCCGCTCCCGGGTGCTGCTGCCGACGCACCCCGGCTTCGGCGGCACGCCGAAGGCCGCCGGTCTGACCGGGGTGCCCGAACTCGCCAAGGCCTACGTCGAGCTGCTGGACCAGCTCGATCTCACGGACGTCACCGTGCTCGGCAACTCCTTCGGCGGCTGGCTGGCCGCCGAGATCGCCCTGCGGCACAGTCCCCGGGTCAGCGAGGTGGTGATCGTCGACGGGATCGGCATCGCCGTCGAGGGCCATCCGATGACCGACGTCCGGGGCCTCTCGCCGGCCGAGATCCAGGCGCATTCCTGGCACGATCCGGCCAAGGCGCCCGCCCCGCCGGCCGCCGGCGGCACCGGCCCGAGCCCCGACGTACAGGCCTTGATCGGCTACGCGGGCCCGGCGATGACCGATCCGACGCTGGCCGGCCGGCTCGGCGGAATCGACCTGCCGGTCCACGTGGTCTGGGGCGAGAGCGACGGCATCGTCGGTCCCGGATACGGCAAGGCCTACGCCGCCGCGATCCCCACGTCCACGTTCACCCTGCTGCCGCGCACCGGCCACCTGCCGCAGCTGGAGTCACCCGGGGAACTGCTCGGCGTCCTGCTCGAAGCCGGTCGCTGA
- a CDS encoding MarR family winged helix-turn-helix transcriptional regulator produces MSHRPADVGLAVKRLQHRHHRAANRALAPLGLSLVQWDTLRHLALNPDASLHDLAVLTFQTDQSFGSLATRMAANGLIERVPGPGRAVKHRLTEKGARLRAEGQAAVDAVLQTSLRHLSIAQLDQLGDLLDLALGPDPAATSDHRGP; encoded by the coding sequence ATGAGCCATCGACCAGCGGACGTCGGCCTTGCCGTCAAGCGGTTGCAGCACCGCCATCACCGCGCGGCGAACCGGGCACTGGCGCCACTGGGGCTCTCCCTGGTGCAGTGGGACACGCTGCGCCACCTCGCGCTGAACCCGGACGCCTCACTGCACGACCTGGCGGTGCTGACCTTCCAGACCGACCAGTCCTTCGGCTCGCTGGCCACGAGGATGGCCGCCAACGGGCTGATCGAGCGCGTGCCGGGGCCGGGCCGGGCGGTGAAGCACCGGCTCACCGAGAAGGGCGCCCGCCTGCGCGCCGAGGGCCAGGCCGCCGTGGACGCCGTGCTGCAGACGTCCCTGCGGCACCTGAGCATCGCCCAGCTCGACCAGCTCGGCGACCTGCTGGACCTCGCACTGGGACCCGACCCCGCTGCCACTTCGGACCACCGCGGTCCGTGA
- a CDS encoding alpha/beta hydrolase: protein MVSLADLRAWNPGELSEICSVLQARTQILVHEGDDYGKTLPVEGWSGPAADDAAAQHRSLMHGLDTIAAGAAVLGKTIGQASDAITGVQHALTNAEEVARKYGFQITDSGGVVDTFAGKQVPPDLHPEDRARTRTQLVDEVAQILRTATDIDTDLASVLDRAAAGQFGTGDESTVTAAAADGMNDPGLTLPEPPPNATPAQKAAWWATLSDAGRNILIRDRPGSIGAMDGLPATDRDRANRIVFGRDYQDLQHQRDDIRHRLDGMKRSDPQQQEEYQALEEQLDTLNGKIAGMDQVKTRLDQALPGQPPAYLLGINPANSGQAIVAIGNPDTAANVATYVPGTTAGLNDGMATDIGRSDSMMAMAGKMGSPSTSVITWVGYEAPQSIIPDAISTSYADKAEPSLRNFQDGLGAAHHGAMNSTVIGHSYGTTVVGQTARDLGLPANNVVMVASPGVGVDHANQLHLDGTPQDQVGQHIYSTKSPTDPVPIISNFDGPDIGLDHVDPLGPDPTTAWFGGQQFQSDAGNPLTSHSDYWLPRSESLKSMGSIIAGRQP from the coding sequence ATGGTGTCGCTGGCCGATCTCCGGGCCTGGAATCCCGGCGAGCTGAGCGAGATCTGCTCCGTCCTGCAAGCCCGGACACAGATCCTGGTCCATGAGGGTGACGACTATGGCAAAACCCTGCCGGTCGAAGGGTGGAGCGGACCGGCTGCCGACGACGCGGCCGCGCAGCACCGATCGCTGATGCACGGGCTGGACACCATCGCGGCCGGGGCTGCGGTTCTGGGCAAGACCATTGGGCAAGCCTCCGACGCGATCACCGGTGTTCAGCACGCCCTGACCAATGCCGAAGAAGTAGCTCGCAAATACGGGTTCCAGATCACCGACAGCGGTGGTGTTGTCGATACCTTCGCAGGCAAACAGGTGCCGCCCGACCTGCACCCGGAAGACCGGGCACGGACACGTACTCAACTCGTGGACGAGGTCGCGCAGATCCTGCGCACCGCCACCGACATCGACACCGACCTAGCCTCCGTGCTGGACCGGGCGGCAGCGGGCCAATTCGGCACGGGTGACGAATCCACCGTCACCGCCGCCGCAGCGGATGGGATGAATGACCCCGGTCTGACCCTCCCGGAGCCACCACCGAACGCGACCCCGGCACAAAAAGCTGCGTGGTGGGCCACGCTCTCCGACGCGGGACGGAACATCCTCATCCGTGACCGGCCAGGCTCGATCGGTGCCATGGACGGACTACCCGCCACCGACCGCGACCGCGCGAACCGAATCGTGTTCGGCCGGGACTATCAAGACTTGCAACATCAGCGAGATGATATCCGGCATCGGCTGGACGGGATGAAACGTAGCGACCCGCAGCAGCAGGAAGAATATCAAGCTCTGGAAGAACAACTGGATACGCTGAACGGCAAGATTGCCGGAATGGATCAGGTCAAAACCCGGCTGGACCAAGCACTGCCCGGCCAGCCGCCCGCGTACCTGCTCGGTATCAACCCCGCGAACTCCGGGCAAGCCATCGTCGCCATCGGCAACCCCGACACTGCCGCCAACGTCGCCACCTACGTTCCTGGCACCACCGCCGGACTTAACGACGGCATGGCCACCGATATCGGTCGATCGGATTCGATGATGGCGATGGCGGGAAAAATGGGTTCGCCCTCGACTTCAGTGATCACTTGGGTAGGATATGAGGCGCCACAGAGTATCATTCCAGACGCCATCAGCACAAGTTATGCAGACAAGGCAGAACCCTCGCTCCGCAATTTTCAAGACGGCCTCGGGGCTGCACACCACGGGGCAATGAACAGCACGGTCATCGGTCACAGCTATGGCACTACCGTCGTCGGACAGACCGCGCGTGACCTCGGCCTACCCGCCAACAATGTCGTCATGGTCGCCAGCCCCGGCGTCGGCGTAGACCACGCCAACCAATTGCACCTCGATGGCACGCCACAAGACCAGGTTGGCCAGCACATCTACTCCACTAAGTCGCCCACCGATCCCGTTCCTATAATCAGCAATTTTGACGGCCCAGATATCGGCCTAGATCACGTTGATCCCCTTGGCCCCGACCCCACCACTGCATGGTTTGGCGGGCAGCAGTTCCAGTCCGACGCCGGTAACCCCCTCACCTCTCATAGTGACTACTGGCTTCCGCGTTCGGAATCGCTGAAATCGATGGGCAGCATTATTGCCGGACGGCAGCCATGA
- a CDS encoding helix-turn-helix domain-containing protein, with product MSEHNSHAVSTGVFSIQEVAWILGVSKSEVCRLIRVGTLPAVRRHSRLVVPAHAVARLLPAPGERGQA from the coding sequence ATGTCTGAACACAATTCACACGCCGTTTCGACCGGCGTTTTTTCGATCCAGGAAGTCGCATGGATTCTCGGTGTCAGTAAGTCCGAGGTGTGCCGGTTGATCCGGGTAGGCACGCTGCCTGCCGTGCGCCGTCACTCCCGGCTGGTCGTGCCCGCCCATGCGGTGGCGCGGCTGCTGCCCGCCCCCGGCGAGAGGGGGCAGGCATGA
- a CDS encoding WhiB family transcriptional regulator, with product MNEYEDEFSAEQSAHRLDDMEVVPTGVLSELVTRDGACMWLTAGPEEPEWAGDEATDREVAARICAGCGVRDACLELEFRTAGFATVGV from the coding sequence ATGAACGAGTACGAGGACGAGTTCTCTGCCGAACAGAGCGCCCATCGGCTCGACGATATGGAGGTCGTGCCTACCGGCGTGCTGTCTGAGCTGGTCACCCGTGACGGGGCGTGCATGTGGCTCACGGCCGGGCCGGAAGAACCGGAGTGGGCCGGAGACGAGGCCACTGACCGTGAAGTCGCCGCGCGGATCTGCGCGGGGTGTGGTGTGCGGGACGCGTGTCTGGAGCTGGAGTTCCGTACGGCCGGGTTCGCCACGGTCGGGGTGTGA
- the dxs gene encoding 1-deoxy-D-xylulose-5-phosphate synthase yields the protein MTMLDSVHGPADLKRMSVEDLGELAAEIRDFLVDKVRRSGGHLGPNLGVVELTLALHRVFDSPRDAIVWDVGHQAYVHKIVTGRHSAFDRLRQQGGPTGYPSRGESEHDLVENSHASTALSYVDGLAKAFDLSGGPRRHAIAVVGDGALTGGMCWEALNNIAANRDRPVVIVVNDNGRSYSPTIGGMADHLAALRLQPGYERLLDGGREILRSTPVVGKPIYAALHAAKAGIKDALSPQVMFSDLGMKYLGPVDGHDLVALEKAFQSARAFGGAVIVHVVTEKGHGYAPAVNHQADQMHQTDPIDPETGLPPVKGPSWTGVFGDELAKIGADREDVVAVTAAMLRSTGLEKFADRFPDRWFDVGIAEQHAVTSAAGLAMGGYHPVVAVYSTFLNRAFDQVLMDVALHRQPVTLVLDRAGITGPDGPSHHGIWDLSLLGMVPGMRVAAPRDPGTLREELREAVAVSDGPTALRFSKGTVGPDVPAVERLGTVDVLRRPKTSPDVLLVAVGAFAKLALTAADRLADQGIGVTVADPRWVVPVPAELVALAEQHKLVVTVEDSGRHGGFGSALAAVLRDAECDVPLRDLAVPQAFHEHGSRNEVLDRVGLTAQDIARRITEWAAGRLGADVTATAGEKPRA from the coding sequence CTGACGATGCTGGACTCGGTGCACGGACCGGCGGACCTGAAGCGCATGAGCGTCGAGGACCTCGGCGAGCTGGCGGCCGAGATCAGGGACTTCCTCGTCGACAAGGTGCGCCGCTCCGGCGGGCACCTCGGGCCGAACCTGGGGGTCGTGGAGCTGACCCTGGCCCTGCACCGGGTCTTCGATTCGCCGCGCGACGCGATCGTCTGGGATGTCGGGCACCAGGCGTACGTGCACAAGATCGTCACCGGCCGGCACAGCGCGTTCGACCGGCTGCGCCAGCAGGGCGGGCCGACCGGCTACCCGAGCCGCGGCGAGAGCGAGCACGATCTGGTCGAGAACAGCCACGCGTCCACCGCGCTGTCCTATGTGGACGGGCTGGCGAAGGCGTTCGACCTGTCCGGCGGGCCGCGCCGGCACGCGATCGCGGTGGTCGGCGACGGGGCGCTCACCGGCGGGATGTGCTGGGAGGCGCTCAACAACATCGCGGCCAACCGGGACCGTCCGGTGGTGATCGTGGTCAACGACAACGGCCGGTCGTATTCGCCGACCATCGGCGGGATGGCCGACCACCTGGCCGCGCTCCGGCTGCAGCCGGGCTACGAGCGGCTGCTCGACGGCGGCCGCGAGATCCTGCGCAGCACACCGGTCGTGGGCAAGCCGATCTACGCCGCGCTGCACGCCGCGAAGGCCGGGATCAAGGACGCGCTCAGCCCGCAGGTGATGTTCTCCGACCTGGGCATGAAGTACCTCGGCCCGGTCGACGGCCACGACCTGGTGGCGCTGGAGAAGGCGTTCCAGAGCGCGCGGGCGTTCGGCGGCGCGGTGATCGTGCACGTGGTCACCGAGAAGGGCCACGGCTACGCGCCCGCGGTGAACCACCAGGCCGACCAGATGCACCAGACCGATCCGATCGATCCGGAGACCGGCCTGCCCCCGGTGAAGGGGCCGAGCTGGACCGGGGTGTTCGGCGACGAGCTGGCGAAGATCGGCGCGGACCGCGAGGACGTCGTCGCGGTCACCGCGGCGATGCTGCGCTCGACCGGGCTGGAGAAGTTCGCCGACCGGTTCCCGGACCGCTGGTTCGACGTCGGCATCGCCGAACAGCACGCGGTGACCTCCGCGGCCGGCCTGGCGATGGGCGGCTACCACCCGGTCGTCGCGGTGTACTCGACGTTCCTCAACCGCGCGTTCGACCAGGTCCTGATGGACGTGGCCCTGCACCGCCAGCCGGTCACGCTGGTGCTGGACCGCGCGGGCATCACCGGTCCGGACGGCCCGAGCCACCACGGAATCTGGGACCTTTCGCTGCTCGGGATGGTTCCCGGGATGCGGGTGGCCGCCCCACGGGACCCGGGCACGCTGCGCGAGGAGCTGCGGGAGGCGGTCGCGGTCTCCGACGGCCCGACCGCACTGCGGTTCTCCAAGGGGACCGTCGGCCCGGACGTCCCGGCCGTGGAGCGGCTGGGCACGGTCGACGTGCTGCGCCGGCCGAAGACGTCGCCGGACGTGCTGCTGGTGGCCGTGGGCGCGTTCGCGAAGCTCGCCCTGACCGCCGCGGACCGGCTGGCCGACCAGGGCATCGGGGTCACCGTGGCCGATCCGCGCTGGGTGGTGCCGGTGCCCGCGGAGCTGGTCGCGCTGGCCGAACAGCACAAGCTCGTGGTGACCGTCGAGGACAGCGGCCGGCACGGCGGTTTCGGCTCCGCACTGGCCGCGGTCCTGCGCGACGCCGAATGCGACGTGCCGCTGCGCGATCTCGCGGTGCCGCAGGCTTTCCACGAGCACGGCTCACGCAACGAGGTCCTGGACCGGGTCGGCCTGACCGCCCAGGACATCGCCCGCCGGATCACCGAATGGGCGGCCGGTCGCCTCGGCGCCGACGTCACCGCGACCGCGGGGGAGAAGCCCCGCGCCTGA